A stretch of the Erinaceus europaeus chromosome 1, mEriEur2.1, whole genome shotgun sequence genome encodes the following:
- the AHCY gene encoding adenosylhomocysteinase has translation MSEKLPYKVADISLASWGRKALDIAENEMPGLMRMREMYSASKPLKGARIAGCLHMTVETAVLIETLVALGAEVQWSSCNIFSTQDHAAAAIAKAGIPVYAWKGETDEEYLWCIEQTLYFKDGPLNMILDDGGDLTNLIHTKYPQLLSGIRGISEETTTGVHNLYKMMANGVLKVPAINVNDSVTKSKFDNLYGCRESLMDGIKRATDVMIAGKVAVVAGYGDVGKGCAQALRAFGARVIITEIDPINALQAAMEGYEVTTMDEACQEGNIFVTTTGCVDIILDRHFEQMKDDAIVCNIGHFDVEIDVKWLNENAMKKVNIKPQVDRYQLKNGRHIILLAEGRLVNLGCAMGHPSFVMSNSFTNQVLAQIELWTNSDKYPVGVHFLPKKLDEAVAEAHLGKLNVKLTKLTEKQAQYLGMPRDGPFKPDHYRY, from the exons ATGTCGGAAAAGCTGCCCTACAAAGTCG CTGACATCAGCCTGGCCTCCTGGGGACGCAAAGCCCTGGACATCGCCGAGAATGAGATGCCGGGCCTGATGCGCATGAGGGAGATGTACTCGGCCTCCAAGCCACTGAAGGGTGCCCGCATCGCCGGCTGCCTGCACATGACGGTGGAGACCGCCGTCCTCATTGAAACCCTGGTTGCCCTGGGTGCGGAG GTACAGTGGTCTAGCTGCAACATCTTCTCCACCCAGGACCATGCAGCAGCCGCTATTGCCAAGGCTGGCATTCCAG TGTATGCCTGGAAGGGTGAGACGGACGAGGAGTACCTGTGGTGCATTGAACAGACACTGTACTTCAAGGATGGGCCCCTCAACATGATtctggatgatggtggtgatcTCACCAACCTCATTCACACCAAGTACCCACAACTCCTGTCAG GCATTCGGGGCATCTCTGAAGAGACCACAACTGGGGTCCACAACCTATACAAGATGATGGCCAATGGGGTCCTGAAGGTGCCTGCCATCAATGTCAATGACTCTGTCACCAAG AGCAAGTTTGACAACCTCTACGGCTGCCGAGAGTCCCTCATGGATGGCATCAAGCGGGCTACAGATGTGATGATTGCCGGCAAGGTGGCAGTGGTAGCAGGCTATGGTGACGTGGGCAAGGGCTGTGCACAGGCCCTGAGGGCTTTTGGGGCCCGAGTCATCATCACTGAGATTGACCCCATCAATGCACTCCAGGCTGCCATGGAAG GCTATGAGGTGACCACCATGGATGAAGCCTGTCAGGAGGGCAACATCTTTGTCACCACCACGGGCTGTGTTGACATTATCCTTGATCG GCACTTTGAGCAGATGAAGGATGATGCCATTGTGTGTAACATCGGACATTTTGATGTAGAAATTGATGTCAAGTGGCTCAATGAGAATGCTATGAAGAAGGTGAACATTAAGCCCCAG GTGGACCGCTACCAGCTGAAGAACGGGCGCCACATTATCCTGCTGGCTGAGGGCCGTTTGGTCAACCTGGGCTGTGCCATGGGCCACCCCAGCTTTGTGATGAGCAACTCGTTCACCAACCAGGTGTTGGCACAGATTGAGCTGTGGACCAACTCGGACAAGTACCCTGTTGGAGTTCACTTCCTGCCCAAGAAG cTGGATGAAGCAGTGGCTGAAGCCCACCTGGGCAAGCTGAATGTGAAGCTTACCAAACTGACTGAGAAGCAGGCCCAGTACCTGGGCATGCCCCGTGATGGCCCCTTCAAACCTGATCACTACCGCTACTGA